Sequence from the Euzebya rosea genome:
TGGGGGAGACCCGGCACGACCAGCGGGCGGGCAACGACGCCTTCGACCTGCTCGAACGCATCGTCGCCATGCGCCTGAAGAAGCGGCTGCTGACCGTCATCGACACGACCGGACTGCAGGCCGACCGGCGGGCCGCGTGGGTGGCCCTCGCCCACCGGCACGGGTTGCCCGCCTTCGCCGTCGTCTTCGACACACCAGCCGCGGAGGTCCGTGCCCGCAACGCCGCCCGCCTGCCGCGCATCCCGGCGGGGGCGCTGTCCCGCCAGATCCGGACGGCCGAGGTCACCACCGACGACCTGCTGCGCAGCGAGGGGTTCGACCGGGTCGTCCGTCCCGACGACGCCGTCGTCGTCCCGCCGGACCTGCTCGACGCCCCGTCCCTCCACCACCGCCAGACACAGGAGCCCGTCACCATGCGATTCGGCCTGCAGCTGCCCCGCTTCGACCCTGAACCGCCCGACCTGGCCAGCCACCTGCGCGAGGTCGCCCGGGCGGCGGAGGACGCCGGGTTCCACTCCCTCTGGGTCATGGACCACCTGATGCAGATCCCCCAGGTCGGCAGGGAGTGGGAGGACATGCTGGAGTCGTGGACGACGCTGGCGTGGATGGCTGGCGTCACCGAACGGATCCGGCTCGGCACGCTGGTCACCGGCATCACCTACCGCAACCCCGCACACCTCGCGAAGATCATCGCCACCGTCGACGTGCTCAGCGGGGGACGGGCCATCGCGGGGCTCGGTGCCGCCTGGTTCGAACGGGAGCACGAGGCCTACGGCTGGGGGTTCCCCGACGTCGCCGACCG
This genomic interval carries:
- a CDS encoding TIGR03560 family F420-dependent LLM class oxidoreductase, whose translation is MLRLPTRCLVVLIGPSSAGKSTWAARYLRPEQVVASDDLRAVVGETRHDQRAGNDAFDLLERIVAMRLKKRLLTVIDTTGLQADRRAAWVALAHRHGLPAFAVVFDTPAAEVRARNAARLPRIPAGALSRQIRTAEVTTDDLLRSEGFDRVVRPDDAVVVPPDLLDAPSLHHRQTQEPVTMRFGLQLPRFDPEPPDLASHLREVARAAEDAGFHSLWVMDHLMQIPQVGREWEDMLESWTTLAWMAGVTERIRLGTLVTGITYRNPAHLAKIIATVDVLSGGRAIAGLGAAWFEREHEAYGWGFPDVADRYARLRDALRLLPLMWGPGSPRFDGETITVPEAICYPRPLQEQVPILVGGSGERTTLRLVAEHADACNLFGDPETVARKLEVLRGHCADVDRPFDDIEVTTLGTVLAAPDADTLAGRVAELTRPDRAPETTAESLGAGTIEDQIGRFRAYADVGVHTAIINLPVTTPERVAELAPLVAAFA